A portion of the Desulfurellaceae bacterium genome contains these proteins:
- a CDS encoding alpha/beta hydrolase fold domain-containing protein, translating to MCQALVKAYDPNGQHRSDPLAWPYQAKTQDLTGLPPHTISVNELDPLRDEGLIYARKLMAAGVPTVSRTVNGTYHDGDTEALAELPHVYRATIRDIHAFSAALS from the coding sequence ATGTGCCAAGCCCTGGTCAAGGCCTACGACCCGAACGGACAACACCGGAGCGACCCGCTGGCCTGGCCCTACCAGGCGAAGACACAGGACCTGACGGGACTGCCGCCGCACACTATCTCGGTCAATGAACTCGATCCGTTGCGTGACGAAGGGCTGATCTACGCGCGCAAGCTGATGGCGGCCGGTGTCCCGACGGTGAGCCGTACCGTCAATGGCACGTACCACGACGGGGACACCGAGGCCCTGGCCGAACTGCCCCACGTCTACCGGGCGACCATCCGCGACATCCATGCCTTCAGCGCAGCGTTGTCATAG
- a CDS encoding DUF2867 domain-containing protein, protein LSTALAGVECAYYLIHSMARGTGFHELDIEAARLFGRAARHAGVRRIVYVGGLGDPRADLSQHLRSRQETGHALRESGVPVTEFRAAVIVGAGSISFELIRYLVERLPVMICPRWVYSRVQPIAVTDLLDYLVAALTSTECADKVIQVGGKDVTTYRGMMLGYATARGLTRWLLPVPVLTPHLSSYWVHWVTPIPAKVSAPLIEGLRNEVVVTDSLAQRLFPHIQPQDYASALARVVAELDAGQIETAWSDAHNPSPARDEFSCLESRQGLILERRRQQVAAPASAVYRVLTGIGGQRGWYYANWAWRIRGIADRLLGGVGLRRGRRHPDELRVGDALDFWRVEALEADHLVRLRAEMKLPGRAWLQFEVRDTEAGTSQLEQTAAFLPKGLGGLAYWYGLYPVHARIFDGLVREIARRSCLDQF, encoded by the coding sequence CTGTCTACAGCCCTGGCCGGGGTGGAGTGCGCCTACTACCTGATTCACAGCATGGCGCGCGGAACCGGCTTCCACGAGCTGGACATCGAGGCTGCCCGGCTGTTCGGTCGCGCGGCACGGCACGCCGGCGTGCGTCGGATCGTGTATGTGGGCGGCTTGGGAGACCCCCGGGCCGACCTGTCCCAACACCTGCGCTCCAGACAGGAGACGGGCCACGCCCTCAGAGAGAGCGGCGTTCCGGTCACCGAGTTCAGGGCGGCGGTGATCGTCGGCGCGGGCAGCATCTCCTTTGAGCTGATCCGCTATCTGGTCGAACGCCTGCCGGTCATGATCTGTCCCCGCTGGGTGTATTCGCGCGTCCAGCCGATTGCCGTCACCGACCTGCTGGACTACCTGGTCGCCGCGCTGACCAGCACCGAGTGCGCGGACAAGGTCATACAGGTCGGCGGCAAAGACGTGACCACCTACAGGGGCATGATGCTGGGCTATGCCACAGCGCGGGGGCTCACCCGCTGGCTGCTGCCCGTCCCGGTCCTGACTCCCCACCTGTCGTCGTACTGGGTGCACTGGGTCACTCCAATCCCGGCCAAGGTCAGCGCACCCCTGATTGAGGGACTCCGCAACGAAGTGGTGGTCACCGACAGCCTGGCCCAGCGCCTGTTCCCCCACATCCAGCCCCAGGACTACGCCAGCGCGCTCGCCCGGGTGGTTGCGGAGCTCGACGCGGGACAAATCGAGACCGCCTGGAGCGATGCCCACAACCCGTCCCCGGCGCGGGACGAGTTCAGCTGTCTGGAGTCTCGGCAAGGGCTGATCCTCGAGCGCCGACGGCAACAGGTGGCCGCACCGGCCAGCGCGGTCTACCGGGTGCTGACCGGCATAGGCGGGCAGCGCGGCTGGTATTATGCCAACTGGGCCTGGCGCATCCGGGGAATCGCGGACCGTCTGTTAGGTGGGGTGGGACTGCGCCGGGGGCGCCGCCATCCCGACGAGCTGCGGGTCGGCGATGCCCTGGACTTCTGGCGGGTCGAAGCCCTGGAAGCGGACCATCTGGTCCGTCTCAGAGCCGAGATGAAGCTTCCGGGCCGCGCCTGGCTGCAGTTCGAGGTGCGGGACACCGAGGCTGGAACCAGCCAGTTGGAACAGACCGCAGCGTTCCTGCCCAAGGGGCTGGGCGGGCTGGCCTACTGGTACGGCCTGTACCCCGTGCATGCCCGGATCTTCGACGGCCTGGTGAGAGAGATTGCCAGACGCTCCTGTTTGGATCAATTCTGA
- a CDS encoding NAD-dependent epimerase/dehydratase family protein, with translation MDTAGRILVTGATGYIGGRLVPRLLQEGYRVRVLT, from the coding sequence ATGGACACAGCTGGCCGCATCCTGGTCACCGGAGCCACCGGCTATATCGGCGGCAGGCTGGTCCCGCGCCTTCTTCAGGAAGGCTACCGGGTGCGTGTCCTGACCC
- a CDS encoding amidase has translation MPVRMPTHQDLRDAGQRFGFEVNDEEVEGFSTYIREMLPAYRRLDELVAPTIPVKYPRRDFGARPSTEDNRDNGWAWRCSIPGAPDGPLSGKTVGLKDHIRVAGIPMLNSSSVLEGYVPTEDATIVTRLLDAGAEIIGKVVNGSHCFDAIGLSIYPGPQPINPATGRHCPGGSSNGSAVVVANGDADIAMGGDQGGSIRVPAAWCGIVGLKPTFGLVPHTGLAGLDNTVDHTGPMTKTVRDCALALQAVAGADGLDPRQKDVRVKDYTARLEDGVAGLRIGILAQGFGHEQSMPAVDAAVREAAGVLEQAGARLTDVSVPMHVDGNAILWPLLIQGGNETNKQDGWGHGWQGHYALDHVNFTHRAVKARANDLPLGLKLVLLLGEYTYRRYGMHYYAKAQNLTRTLRAAYEQAFTDIDVLLMPTVPFTAPPIPDEELSTYGFLSIFANMIHNTGSFNATGHPALSVPCGTHEGLPVGLQLVGRHFEDDVLLRAAYAYEQS, from the coding sequence ATGCCCGTACGAATGCCTACTCATCAGGACCTGCGCGACGCCGGCCAGCGGTTCGGTTTCGAGGTGAATGACGAAGAGGTCGAGGGCTTCTCGACCTACATCCGCGAGATGCTGCCGGCCTACCGGCGTCTCGACGAGCTGGTGGCGCCGACGATCCCGGTCAAGTACCCGCGGCGGGATTTTGGGGCGCGGCCGTCAACCGAGGACAACCGGGACAACGGTTGGGCGTGGCGCTGCTCGATCCCGGGGGCGCCGGACGGCCCGCTGTCCGGCAAGACCGTCGGGCTGAAGGACCATATCCGCGTTGCGGGCATTCCGATGCTGAACAGTTCGAGCGTGCTGGAAGGCTACGTGCCGACCGAGGACGCGACTATCGTCACCCGTCTGCTGGATGCCGGCGCCGAGATCATCGGCAAGGTCGTGAACGGCTCGCACTGTTTTGATGCGATCGGGCTCAGCATCTACCCCGGGCCGCAGCCGATCAATCCGGCCACGGGCCGCCACTGCCCGGGCGGTTCGTCAAACGGCAGTGCGGTCGTGGTCGCCAACGGCGATGCGGATATCGCGATGGGCGGCGACCAGGGCGGCTCGATTCGCGTCCCAGCCGCGTGGTGCGGCATCGTCGGACTCAAGCCAACCTTCGGCCTGGTGCCGCACACCGGGCTGGCCGGTCTGGATAATACGGTCGATCACACCGGGCCGATGACGAAGACGGTGCGCGACTGTGCGCTCGCGTTGCAGGCCGTGGCGGGTGCGGACGGACTCGACCCGCGCCAAAAGGATGTGCGCGTCAAAGACTACACCGCGCGGCTCGAAGACGGCGTTGCCGGCTTGCGGATCGGTATTCTGGCCCAGGGCTTCGGGCACGAGCAGTCGATGCCGGCGGTGGACGCCGCGGTGCGTGAGGCGGCCGGTGTTCTGGAACAGGCCGGCGCAAGGCTGACCGACGTGTCGGTCCCGATGCATGTGGACGGCAACGCGATTTTGTGGCCGCTCCTGATCCAGGGCGGCAACGAGACGAACAAGCAGGACGGCTGGGGCCACGGCTGGCAGGGGCACTACGCGCTGGACCACGTGAACTTTACCCACCGGGCGGTGAAGGCGCGCGCGAACGATCTGCCCTTGGGCTTGAAGCTCGTGCTGCTGCTCGGCGAGTACACCTACCGCCGCTACGGCATGCACTACTACGCCAAGGCCCAGAACCTCACCCGCACGCTGCGGGCCGCCTATGAGCAGGCGTTCACGGACATCGACGTGCTGCTCATGCCGACGGTCCCGTTTACCGCTCCGCCGATACCCGACGAAGAACTGTCGACGTATGGCTTCCTGTCGATCTTCGCCAACATGATCCACAACACGGGGTCGTTCAACGCGACCGGCCATCCGGCCCTGAGCGTGCCGTGCGGTACGCACGAGGGCCTGCCGGTCGGGCTGCAACTGGTCGGCCGACACTTCGAGGACGACGTGCTGCTGCGGGCGGCGTATGCGTATGAGCAGAGCTGA